A window of the Vigna angularis cultivar LongXiaoDou No.4 chromosome 3, ASM1680809v1, whole genome shotgun sequence genome harbors these coding sequences:
- the LOC128195788 gene encoding uncharacterized protein LOC128195788, with product MPDASIPLSTEEIFTVEQAYKSFITWPKFLVKPVSDPSTQEQQKIPLSEDDPLSSLHLLADILDDKPLEVQYDANVFGHGSEVPIYLNSQDVRELASGTQELNISIIQLWTMYMSGVTNKLGRSDDYGFIDPQDIHESNDFDHINMRMISNFRRGKKIYFLPYISGRHWQLLVMSVQDNYALWFCSLHRPPPTQLRQAIDCSIPASMMMDGRSIVKSRKIAWISLKCNRQNGSYECGYYVMYWMTHIVRSHITRSWETRFKTTTPVPEKSLLFIRNAAAKYIVRLYNSS from the exons atGCCAGATGCCTCGATTCCACTgtccacggaagagattttcactgtggaacaagcatataagtcgtttatcacttggcctaaatttttggttaaaccagtttctgacccctcg acgcaggaacaacagaagattcctctatctgaggatgaccctctttcttcattgcatctacttgctgacatccttgatgataagcctttggaggttcagtatgatgctaatgtatttgggcatggctctgaggtcccaatataccttaatagccaagatgtccgtgagcttgcgtcgggaacacaagagttgaatatttcaattattcaactatggacgat gtatatgtctggggtcactaataagttggggcgttctgatgattatggattcattgatccccaagacattcatgaatcaaatgattttgatcatATCAACATGAGAATGATAAGCAATTTTCGAAGaggcaagaaaatatactttttgccttatatatccgg gcgccattggcaacttcttgttatgtctgtgcaagacaactatgctttgtggttctgctcattgcacaggcctcctcccacacaactcagacaagcaattgattg ttctattccagcaagtatgatgatggacgggagatcaattgttaagagtagaaagattgcttggatttctctcaag tgtaacagacaaaatgggtcatatgagtgtggatactatgtaatgtattggatgacccatattgttcgttctcacatcacaagaagctgggaaacg agattcaagactactacaccagttcctgagaagtcactactattcattaggaacgctgctgcgaagtatatagttagattatacaatagctcttag